A window of Mucilaginibacter paludis DSM 18603 contains these coding sequences:
- a CDS encoding ATP-binding protein: MDFKEKSYRFDLNKDTEDAKFVKDLLSFANTVRVVPAYIISGVRSSEGQNFPVGIDSFTDDAILQQKVKGKIGPAINFLSYTFSYRNLLFGIIEIPIKYYPEPLSATLKLKGIDAGIIYIRRGSSNSEASGREILEIANWMKSLMIKNDLEPVQEEISALIQDFSDHKILLSTSFNKTFKLLKKVQQSELQEFCIKEITGYKNEEAEAMDTATYRMGLVIVSPYEVEPSWIGFRTSDQVIDEMKRSDGFQDMKLFFNQTLVELENKIRSMKEKNNQAVATFSDSSKKIFPHMDTMPDGTIFVYIGLASFLNVYEGIRKAAIKRLVNLQLTLN; this comes from the coding sequence TTGGATTTTAAAGAAAAAAGCTATAGGTTTGACCTGAACAAAGATACCGAAGACGCCAAGTTCGTTAAGGATCTTTTGAGCTTTGCCAATACGGTACGTGTTGTTCCTGCTTATATTATATCAGGAGTCAGAAGTAGTGAAGGTCAAAATTTCCCGGTAGGTATTGATTCTTTTACCGACGATGCTATTCTACAGCAGAAAGTAAAAGGAAAGATTGGCCCAGCAATTAATTTCCTAAGTTACACTTTCAGTTACCGAAATCTGCTTTTTGGCATTATCGAAATTCCGATCAAGTATTACCCAGAGCCTTTGTCTGCGACGTTGAAACTTAAAGGAATAGATGCCGGAATTATTTACATCCGTCGTGGGTCGTCAAACTCAGAGGCGAGCGGTAGAGAAATTCTGGAAATTGCCAACTGGATGAAATCCTTAATGATTAAAAATGATCTTGAGCCAGTACAGGAAGAAATATCCGCTTTGATACAAGACTTTTCGGATCACAAAATCCTTCTTTCTACCTCTTTTAATAAGACATTCAAACTATTAAAGAAGGTTCAACAGTCCGAATTACAGGAGTTTTGTATTAAAGAAATCACGGGGTACAAAAACGAAGAGGCCGAAGCAATGGACACGGCAACATACAGAATGGGATTAGTAATTGTAAGTCCCTATGAGGTTGAGCCGTCTTGGATTGGCTTTAGAACAAGCGATCAAGTAATCGATGAAATGAAAAGATCGGATGGCTTTCAGGATATGAAACTTTTTTTCAACCAAACCCTGGTTGAATTGGAAAATAAAATTAGATCGATGAAAGAGAAAAACAACCAGGCCGTGGCTACTTTTTCCGATAGCTCCAAAAAAATATTTCCTCACATGGATACGATGCCCGACGGCACCATTTTCGTCTACATAGGATTGGCTTCTTTTTTAAATGTTTACGAGGGTATCAGAAAGGCGGCAATTAAACGCCTTGTAAACTTACAATTAACCCTGAACTAA